One part of the Dyadobacter sp. 676 genome encodes these proteins:
- a CDS encoding helix-turn-helix domain-containing protein, whose protein sequence is MLHTLGLWNTRLFRYFPLAIDLTIQPLLYLYVVSVTGSLSKLRRPAILHLLPSFLLMGHALLVYVRVLPLDDFSEKSKVAAAFAYNAVKEIEDYLSVLSFGIYLFLSISRLRMYRSWLYDTISDSSYPTYGWLRNLLLLIGGLTVLLLANITLDYGTDYGQTNFFHWQLFYFLMTVIIYYIGFQASKQTNLPIQATVTVNKADQIAPVSPEKLPQIRMGIEALLEKERIYRNPTLTLTEMARRLDVSPNALSFTISTSYEKSFRDLINEYRVEEVKEKLVTGRLSHLSILGIALDSGFNSEASFYRVFKKHTNCSPKEFQEQHR, encoded by the coding sequence TTGCTACATACACTGGGCCTCTGGAATACTCGTCTTTTTCGTTATTTCCCGTTGGCTATCGACCTGACTATCCAACCGCTGTTGTATTTGTACGTAGTTTCTGTTACCGGGTCCTTATCGAAACTCCGGCGACCAGCCATACTCCACCTTTTGCCTTCTTTCCTGCTAATGGGCCACGCTCTACTTGTCTACGTGCGCGTGCTGCCGCTTGACGACTTCTCGGAGAAAAGTAAGGTGGCTGCCGCTTTTGCCTATAACGCTGTCAAAGAAATTGAAGACTATTTGTCTGTTCTCTCCTTCGGGATTTATTTATTTCTCAGTATCAGTCGTTTGCGAATGTATCGATCCTGGCTGTATGATACGATATCTGATAGCTCATACCCGACTTATGGCTGGTTGAGAAATCTGCTGCTGCTAATAGGTGGATTAACTGTACTATTACTCGCCAACATCACGCTGGATTACGGGACCGACTACGGGCAAACCAATTTCTTCCATTGGCAGTTGTTTTACTTTCTGATGACTGTGATCATCTATTACATCGGTTTTCAGGCAAGCAAACAAACGAATCTGCCTATACAGGCAACCGTCACAGTCAATAAGGCAGACCAGATCGCACCGGTGTCGCCGGAAAAACTTCCGCAGATCCGCATGGGGATTGAAGCGTTATTGGAGAAAGAGAGGATATATCGAAATCCAACGCTTACGCTGACAGAGATGGCCCGGCGATTGGACGTTTCGCCCAATGCGCTGTCTTTCACTATCAGCACGTCTTACGAAAAGAGCTTTCGCGACCTGATCAATGAATACCGGGTAGAGGAAGTAAAAGAGAAGCTCGTTACCGGTCGTTTATCCCATCTGTCGATCCTCGGAATTGCGTTGGATTCGGGCTTCAATTCCGAAGCGAGTTTCTACCGGGTGTTTAAGAAACACACCAATTGCTCTCCGAAAGAGTTTCAGGAGCAACACCGCTGA
- a CDS encoding PIG-L family deacetylase, whose translation MLSERVSGATPLSSHLTFCWNKTISDDLSKFTLRGFLALCCLVLQKSGECVLARAANLFTVFVMNKLFYVSLFKLLSGGLHNEGSHTGKVSNKEAGRVIMAIVAHPDDELLMGTLLSHYATRGVKVHIVIATNGALGQTDFYKVPEDKTLVEIRRDEMSCSCNALGLEKPILLGLPDQLLASEGKLQSQIDLLRYKIDSLFQFYQPDAVLTFGAAGMTGHPDHRLIGNIVTEVFESRSWPWKPKLFYPALPTGSINEKSWATYLTVDSSHHTVHISLDSIDYVRLGQAYQCHKSQYRESVRIKLPIFMKSVQKGQVMLRPFSSTEPLKNSLF comes from the coding sequence TTGCTCTCCGAAAGAGTTTCAGGAGCAACACCGCTGAGCTCTCACCTCACATTTTGCTGGAACAAAACGATTTCTGATGACCTCTCAAAATTCACTTTGAGAGGTTTCCTGGCACTTTGTTGCCTTGTTTTACAGAAATCCGGCGAGTGCGTGCTTGCCAGAGCAGCAAATCTTTTTACCGTCTTCGTTATGAACAAGCTATTTTACGTCTCGCTATTCAAACTACTAAGTGGCGGCCTTCACAATGAAGGCAGCCACACCGGAAAAGTCAGCAATAAGGAGGCCGGTCGTGTCATAATGGCCATTGTGGCGCACCCGGATGATGAGCTATTGATGGGGACCTTATTGAGCCACTATGCTACCCGGGGAGTGAAGGTGCACATTGTAATAGCAACAAATGGAGCTTTGGGACAAACAGATTTTTATAAAGTCCCCGAAGACAAAACACTAGTGGAGATCAGACGGGACGAAATGTCTTGTTCCTGCAATGCCCTGGGGCTTGAAAAACCAATACTGTTAGGTCTTCCGGATCAGCTATTGGCAAGCGAGGGTAAGTTACAGAGCCAAATTGACCTGCTACGATACAAAATTGACTCGCTATTTCAATTTTATCAGCCCGACGCCGTGCTCACATTTGGAGCCGCAGGTATGACCGGGCATCCAGACCATCGTTTAATAGGAAATATTGTAACCGAAGTATTTGAATCCAGGTCCTGGCCGTGGAAGCCGAAACTGTTCTATCCGGCCCTTCCAACAGGAAGCATCAACGAAAAGAGCTGGGCGACTTATTTAACCGTTGATTCATCACACCACACCGTGCATATCAGCCTGGATAGCATCGATTACGTGAGATTGGGACAAGCCTACCAATGTCATAAAAGCCAGTATAGGGAATCTGTAAGAATCAAGCTCCCCATTTTTATGAAAAGTGTTCAGAAAGGGCAGGTTATGCTCCGTCCGTTCTCGTCGACAGAGCCGTTGAAAAATTCGTTGTTTTAA
- a CDS encoding RNA polymerase sigma factor, translating to MSDSFWEAAYRQNIAKMIGVCCRYTQNRQIAEDLAHDAFLVAIDKAASFENKGPFEAWLRRIVVNVALQHLREQRRQEKWELVHAYGSVADEIPEENPGNNDGSFSEAELLEVIANLPEHHRLVFNLYVIDHFTHAQIAASLGISEGTSKSHLARARKKLRELLADKLKNDTKRKQAMGWLMLSCGIRPVDSMFAEKLNSLAIPPRKKLQPGTSGAGTVVPILKTSGITYATYVKTGVITVAAAVFLTGGPGTVVDTGRQDVPSLKYQVSDSTNSKFSGPIPATISENSIIVEKTKKSEPMKNLSTLAGIVITSLAVDSAGLSTNLPNTFENHRPIISPVMKTKPANVEPVAKRIPASVSGSFYASKLLWSADGKLYFFGDHVNVDVGTNKFTGSGKFSLLDQVHYLIVDGASVEQNQMIKLQEKKYNLVMLDGPDGVRKYGEHAKSGVLEITLAE from the coding sequence ATGTCGGATAGTTTTTGGGAAGCTGCTTACAGACAGAACATCGCTAAAATGATCGGTGTTTGCTGTCGTTATACGCAAAACCGGCAGATAGCCGAGGATCTGGCACATGATGCCTTTCTGGTTGCGATCGACAAGGCGGCGAGTTTCGAAAACAAGGGGCCGTTTGAGGCATGGCTGAGGCGAATCGTGGTCAATGTGGCCTTACAACACTTACGTGAGCAAAGGAGACAAGAAAAATGGGAGCTGGTTCATGCCTATGGCAGCGTTGCAGATGAAATTCCGGAGGAAAACCCCGGCAACAATGACGGCAGTTTTTCAGAGGCCGAGCTACTGGAGGTCATAGCGAATCTGCCGGAACATCACAGACTTGTATTTAATCTGTATGTGATCGACCATTTTACGCATGCTCAAATTGCTGCAAGTCTCGGTATCAGCGAAGGAACGTCAAAATCGCATTTGGCGCGCGCCCGAAAAAAACTCCGGGAACTTCTCGCGGATAAACTCAAAAACGACACGAAGCGGAAACAGGCAATGGGTTGGTTAATGCTTTCCTGCGGAATTCGCCCCGTTGATTCTATGTTTGCGGAAAAGCTAAATAGCCTTGCCATTCCCCCCCGAAAGAAATTACAACCTGGTACAAGTGGCGCCGGCACGGTTGTCCCGATACTCAAGACTTCTGGCATCACTTACGCAACTTATGTAAAAACCGGCGTTATCACGGTTGCTGCGGCGGTGTTTTTGACGGGAGGCCCAGGTACAGTTGTCGACACAGGCAGACAAGACGTTCCCTCTCTAAAATATCAGGTATCTGATTCAACTAACAGCAAATTTTCCGGCCCGATTCCTGCAACCATTTCGGAAAATTCCATCATAGTTGAAAAAACAAAAAAATCAGAACCAATGAAAAATCTCAGCACTTTGGCCGGAATAGTGATAACTAGCCTGGCTGTTGACTCCGCGGGCTTGTCGACAAATTTGCCGAACACATTTGAAAACCACCGCCCGATAATCAGCCCTGTTATGAAAACAAAACCGGCGAACGTTGAGCCGGTTGCAAAGCGAATTCCGGCTTCGGTGTCGGGCTCATTCTACGCATCGAAACTTCTTTGGTCAGCCGACGGGAAGCTGTATTTTTTCGGAGATCACGTTAACGTGGATGTAGGCACCAATAAGTTTACAGGCAGTGGTAAATTTTCCCTTCTCGATCAAGTGCATTATCTGATCGTCGATGGTGCCTCCGTAGAGCAAAACCAGATGATCAAACTCCAAGAGAAGAAATACAATCTGGTCATGCTCGACGGCCCTGACGGAGTCAGGAA